One genomic region from Myxocyprinus asiaticus isolate MX2 ecotype Aquarium Trade chromosome 27, UBuf_Myxa_2, whole genome shotgun sequence encodes:
- the LOC127418272 gene encoding four and a half LIM domains protein 1-like isoform X2 — protein MTERFDCLYCRDNLQGKKYVNKDGKHVCVRCFDKLCANTCAECRKPIGADAKELNHKNRHWHEDCFRCAKCYKPLANEPFAAKDDGKIMCGKCGAREDSPRCQGCYKVIMPGSQNVEYKNKVWHEECFTCFECKQPIRSQSFLTKGDDTYCAPCHEKKFAKHCVRCKEAITTGGITYQDQPWHSECFVCHTCRKPLAGARFTAHEDQFFCVDCYKTSVAKKCSGCQNPITGFGRGTNVVNYENNSWHEYCFNCKKCSLSLANKRFVVNGEDIYCPDCAKKL, from the exons ATGACTGAGCGTTTTGACTGCCTCTACTGCAGAGACAACCTGCAGGGCAAGAAGTACGTCAACAAAGATGgcaagcatgtgtgtgtgcgctgcTTCGACAAGCTCTGTGCCAACACTTGCGCTGAGTGTCGCAAGCCTATTGGTGCTGATGCAAAG GAGCTGAACCATAAGAACCGCCATTGGCATGAGGACTGCTTCCGCTGTGCCAAGTGTTACAAGCCGCTGGCCAATGAGCCCTTTGCTGCAAAGGATGATGGCAAGATCATGTGTGGCAAGTGTGGTGCACGAGAGGACTCACCTCGCTGCCAAGGCTGCTACAAAGTGATTATGCCAG GTTCTCAGAATGTGGAATACAAGAACAAAGTCTGGCATGAAGAGTGTTTCACCTGCTTTGAATGCAAGCAGCCAATCCGCAGTCAGAGTTTCCTTACCAAGGGTGACGATACGTACTGCGCTCCCTGCCATGAGAAGAAATTTGCCAAGCATTGTGTCCGCTGCAAAGAG GCCATCACCACAGGTGGGATCACCTATCAGGACCAGCCATGGCATTCTGAGTGCTTTGTGTGCCACACGTGCAGGAAGCCTCTGGCTGGAGCTCGTTTCACAGCCCATGAAGATCAGTTCTTCTGTGTAGACTGCTATAAGACTTCTGTGGCCAAAAAGTGCTCTGGGTGTCAGAATCCCATTACAG GATTTGGCAGAGGGACCAATGTTGTGAATTACGAAAACAACTCCTGGCATGAATATTGCTTTAACTGCAAAAAATGCTCACTTTCCCTGGCCAATAAGCGCTTTGTCGTCAATGGGGAGGACATCTACTGCCCTGACTGTGCCAAAAAGCTGTGA
- the LOC127418272 gene encoding four and a half LIM domains protein 1-like isoform X1, which produces MTFYRHSGPRSYLSSTMTERFDCLYCRDNLQGKKYVNKDGKHVCVRCFDKLCANTCAECRKPIGADAKELNHKNRHWHEDCFRCAKCYKPLANEPFAAKDDGKIMCGKCGAREDSPRCQGCYKVIMPGSQNVEYKNKVWHEECFTCFECKQPIRSQSFLTKGDDTYCAPCHEKKFAKHCVRCKEAITTGGITYQDQPWHSECFVCHTCRKPLAGARFTAHEDQFFCVDCYKTSVAKKCSGCQNPITGFGRGTNVVNYENNSWHEYCFNCKKCSLSLANKRFVVNGEDIYCPDCAKKL; this is translated from the exons ATGACTTTCTACAGGCACTCAG GTCCACGCAGCTATCTGAGCTCCACCATGACTGAGCGTTTTGACTGCCTCTACTGCAGAGACAACCTGCAGGGCAAGAAGTACGTCAACAAAGATGgcaagcatgtgtgtgtgcgctgcTTCGACAAGCTCTGTGCCAACACTTGCGCTGAGTGTCGCAAGCCTATTGGTGCTGATGCAAAG GAGCTGAACCATAAGAACCGCCATTGGCATGAGGACTGCTTCCGCTGTGCCAAGTGTTACAAGCCGCTGGCCAATGAGCCCTTTGCTGCAAAGGATGATGGCAAGATCATGTGTGGCAAGTGTGGTGCACGAGAGGACTCACCTCGCTGCCAAGGCTGCTACAAAGTGATTATGCCAG GTTCTCAGAATGTGGAATACAAGAACAAAGTCTGGCATGAAGAGTGTTTCACCTGCTTTGAATGCAAGCAGCCAATCCGCAGTCAGAGTTTCCTTACCAAGGGTGACGATACGTACTGCGCTCCCTGCCATGAGAAGAAATTTGCCAAGCATTGTGTCCGCTGCAAAGAG GCCATCACCACAGGTGGGATCACCTATCAGGACCAGCCATGGCATTCTGAGTGCTTTGTGTGCCACACGTGCAGGAAGCCTCTGGCTGGAGCTCGTTTCACAGCCCATGAAGATCAGTTCTTCTGTGTAGACTGCTATAAGACTTCTGTGGCCAAAAAGTGCTCTGGGTGTCAGAATCCCATTACAG GATTTGGCAGAGGGACCAATGTTGTGAATTACGAAAACAACTCCTGGCATGAATATTGCTTTAACTGCAAAAAATGCTCACTTTCCCTGGCCAATAAGCGCTTTGTCGTCAATGGGGAGGACATCTACTGCCCTGACTGTGCCAAAAAGCTGTGA